In Streptomyces sp. NBC_00091, the following proteins share a genomic window:
- a CDS encoding LCP family protein, translating to MSAHRRKTEHHRPSRRHRLARTLLIAACALTLMAGGCAWYAYDDLASSIGSSTALDGAEKSAHGDVNILLMGLDSRRDQNGDPLPEEILDKLHAGSSDIGGYNANTLILLHVPGGGGGGDGGGAQAFSIPRDDFVQIAGLGHKDKIKKAYGLAKAAKEEQLSEQGVKDRRRLEREGREAGRKAQIETVRGFLGVPVDHFAELNLAGFHHLADALGGVPVCLRKPVKDRYSGADFPAGRQTLNGSQSLAFVRQRHGLDMGDLDRTKRQQAFLAGATQKLNSAGTFTDPVKLLKLIDTAKQDVVTDSGWDLLSFVKQAKNLSGGKVQFTTLPIEGFGRNHGEDINVVDDMKIKRLIAEQIGPRSTTATTPGAPGAASSSPASSSSSSSPSAPPPPPPQPEKDVIDGGGIPCVD from the coding sequence ATGAGCGCGCACCGGAGGAAGACCGAGCACCACAGGCCCTCACGCCGCCACCGCCTCGCCCGCACCCTGCTGATCGCGGCCTGCGCGCTGACGCTGATGGCGGGCGGCTGCGCCTGGTACGCCTACGACGACCTCGCCTCCAGCATCGGCAGCTCCACGGCCCTGGACGGCGCCGAGAAGTCGGCGCACGGCGATGTGAACATCCTGCTCATGGGCCTGGACAGCCGCCGCGACCAGAACGGCGACCCGCTGCCCGAGGAGATCCTCGACAAACTGCACGCCGGCAGCTCGGACATCGGCGGCTACAACGCGAACACCCTGATCCTGCTCCACGTGCCCGGCGGGGGCGGGGGCGGGGACGGCGGCGGGGCGCAGGCCTTCTCCATACCGCGCGACGACTTCGTGCAGATAGCCGGGCTCGGCCACAAGGACAAGATCAAGAAGGCGTACGGGCTGGCGAAGGCGGCCAAGGAGGAGCAGCTGTCGGAGCAGGGGGTGAAGGACCGGCGCCGACTGGAGCGGGAGGGGCGCGAGGCGGGGCGCAAGGCGCAGATCGAGACGGTGCGCGGCTTCCTGGGCGTCCCGGTCGATCACTTCGCCGAGCTGAACCTGGCCGGCTTCCACCACCTGGCGGACGCGCTGGGCGGCGTACCGGTGTGCCTGAGGAAGCCGGTCAAGGACAGGTACTCGGGCGCCGACTTCCCGGCGGGCCGGCAGACCCTGAACGGCAGCCAGTCCCTGGCCTTCGTACGGCAGCGGCACGGCCTGGACATGGGCGACCTGGACCGGACGAAGCGGCAGCAGGCCTTCCTGGCCGGCGCGACGCAGAAGCTGAACTCGGCCGGGACCTTCACGGACCCGGTGAAGCTGCTCAAGCTGATCGACACGGCCAAACAGGACGTCGTGACGGACTCGGGCTGGGATCTGCTGTCGTTCGTGAAGCAGGCGAAGAACCTGTCCGGCGGCAAAGTGCAATTCACGACACTCCCCATCGAGGGGTTCGGAAGGAACCATGGGGAGGACATCAACGTCGTAGATGATATGAAGATAAAGCGCCTCATTGCCGAGCAGATCGGTCCCCGGTCGACCACTGCGACGACCCCGGGTGCTCCGGGCGCCGCGTCCTCATCCCCCGCTTCTTCTTCCTCCTCCTCGTCTCCCTCCGCCCCGCCGCCGCCCCCTCCGCAGCCGGAGAAGGACGTCATCGACGGCGGCGGCATCCCGTGCGTGGACTGA
- a CDS encoding FtsW/RodA/SpoVE family cell cycle protein — MRGLRPLTVAGARRRTEALLLLLVIGIAVFGHVSAGLAMNGELPQQLTSFVISMTLLSLVGHLGIRRFAPYADPLIFPLAMLLTGLGLVLIHRLDQGYIERYDSPANAPDQLMWTVVGVAACLLVVALLRDHRLLQRFIYITMVVALVLLIAPAFFGADTYGAKRWIILFGFSLQPGEFVKIMIAIFFAGYLVIHRDSLALTGRKFLGMRLPPMRQLGPIITVWILSLLVLVFERDLGTSLIFFGVFVVMLYVATERTSWIVCGLLMAAVGAFAVGATEPHVKARVAAWLDPLAIYAPNPPTGLNSEQSAQALFSFGTGGISGTGLGMGHPELIKFAGRSDFILTTVGEELGLAGVMAVLIVYALLVQRGLRMALAARDPFGKLLAVGLAAALALQVFVVAGGVTGLIPLTGKALPFLAKGGSSLLANWIMIALLLRISDSAERQREADAHGPAETTITPVMAGVR, encoded by the coding sequence GTGCGTGGACTGAGGCCCCTGACGGTGGCGGGCGCCCGCCGCCGCACCGAAGCACTGCTGCTGCTCCTGGTCATCGGCATCGCCGTCTTCGGCCACGTGAGCGCGGGCCTGGCCATGAACGGCGAGCTGCCGCAGCAGCTCACCAGCTTCGTCATCAGCATGACGCTGCTGTCGCTGGTGGGACACCTGGGCATCCGCCGGTTCGCGCCGTACGCGGATCCGCTGATCTTCCCGCTCGCCATGCTGCTGACCGGGCTCGGGCTGGTGCTGATCCACCGGCTCGACCAGGGGTACATCGAGCGGTACGACTCGCCGGCGAACGCGCCCGACCAGCTGATGTGGACGGTGGTCGGGGTCGCCGCCTGCCTCCTGGTCGTGGCGCTGCTGCGCGACCACCGGCTGCTCCAGCGCTTCATCTACATCACGATGGTCGTCGCGCTGGTGCTGCTGATCGCGCCGGCGTTCTTCGGCGCGGACACGTACGGCGCGAAGCGCTGGATCATCCTCTTCGGCTTCTCGCTCCAGCCCGGCGAGTTCGTGAAGATCATGATCGCGATCTTCTTCGCCGGCTACCTGGTCATCCACCGCGACTCCCTGGCCCTGACCGGCCGCAAGTTCCTCGGCATGCGGCTGCCCCCGATGCGCCAGCTCGGACCCATCATCACGGTGTGGATCCTCTCGCTGCTGGTCCTGGTCTTCGAGCGCGACCTCGGCACCTCGCTGATCTTCTTCGGCGTCTTCGTGGTGATGCTCTACGTGGCCACCGAGCGCACCAGCTGGATCGTGTGCGGCCTGCTCATGGCGGCGGTGGGCGCCTTCGCGGTGGGCGCGACGGAACCCCACGTCAAGGCGCGTGTCGCCGCCTGGCTGGACCCGCTGGCGATCTACGCCCCGAACCCTCCGACCGGGCTCAACTCCGAGCAGTCGGCGCAGGCGCTGTTCAGCTTCGGCACCGGCGGCATCTCGGGCACCGGCCTGGGGATGGGCCACCCCGAGCTGATCAAGTTCGCGGGGCGCAGCGACTTCATCCTGACGACGGTGGGCGAGGAACTCGGCCTGGCCGGGGTCATGGCCGTCCTCATCGTCTACGCCCTCCTCGTGCAGCGGGGGCTGCGCATGGCCCTGGCCGCGCGGGACCCGTTCGGCAAGCTGCTGGCGGTGGGCCTGGCCGCGGCGCTGGCGCTCCAGGTCTTCGTGGTCGCCGGCGGCGTCACGGGCCTGATCCCCCTGACCGGCAAGGCCCTGCCCTTCCTGGCGAAGGGCGGCTCCTCCCTCCTGGCCAACTGGATCATGATCGCCCTCCTGCTCCGCATCAGCGACAGCGCGGAACGCCAACGCGAAGCCGACGCCCACGGCCCGGCGGAAACCACGATCACCCCGGTGATGGCGGGGGTGCGGTGA
- a CDS encoding aldo/keto reductase: MRYRNLGGTGIEVSAYCLGTMMFGAVGNPDHDDCVRIIHTALDQGINFVDTADMYSAGESETIVGKALKGRRDDVVLSTKVHFQMGEGRNRSGNSRRWITRAVEESLRRLGTDWIDLYQVHRPDPSTDIEETLSVLGDLVRAGKIRAFGCSTFPAEEIAEAHHVAERRGLPRLRTEQPPYSILARGVERDVLPVARRYGMGVLTWSPLASGFLSGKYRLGRDIDLTTGRAALTPARFDPAIPGNVAKLEAVERLAEVADGIGRTVPELALAFPLAHPAVTSVIIGPRTGEQLEASLKGADLVLDDEVLDRIDEIVPPGTNLYHPDGAWQPLSLTDPAQRRRPVTDRSAG; the protein is encoded by the coding sequence ATGCGATACCGAAATTTGGGTGGGACCGGCATCGAGGTGAGTGCCTACTGCCTCGGCACGATGATGTTCGGCGCGGTGGGCAACCCCGACCACGACGACTGTGTGCGGATCATCCACACCGCCCTCGACCAGGGCATCAACTTCGTGGACACCGCCGACATGTACTCCGCCGGCGAGTCCGAGACGATCGTCGGCAAGGCCCTCAAGGGGCGGCGCGACGACGTCGTGCTCTCCACCAAGGTGCACTTCCAGATGGGTGAGGGCCGCAACCGCAGCGGCAACTCGCGCCGCTGGATCACCCGGGCCGTGGAGGAGAGCCTGAGGCGGCTCGGCACCGACTGGATCGACCTCTACCAGGTGCACCGGCCCGACCCCTCGACCGACATCGAGGAGACCCTGTCGGTCCTCGGCGACCTGGTCCGGGCGGGCAAGATACGGGCCTTCGGCTGCTCCACCTTCCCCGCCGAGGAGATCGCCGAGGCGCACCACGTCGCGGAGCGGCGCGGGCTGCCGCGCCTGCGCACCGAGCAGCCGCCGTACTCGATCCTCGCGCGCGGCGTGGAGCGGGACGTGCTGCCCGTGGCCCGGCGATACGGGATGGGGGTGCTGACCTGGAGCCCGCTGGCCTCCGGGTTCCTGAGCGGCAAGTACCGGCTGGGCCGGGACATCGACCTCACCACCGGCCGGGCCGCGCTGACGCCCGCGCGCTTCGACCCGGCGATCCCGGGGAACGTCGCCAAGCTGGAGGCCGTCGAGCGGCTCGCGGAGGTGGCGGACGGGATCGGCCGCACGGTGCCGGAGCTGGCCCTCGCCTTCCCGCTCGCGCACCCGGCCGTCACCTCGGTGATCATCGGTCCGCGGACGGGCGAGCAGCTGGAGGCCTCGCTCAAGGGGGCGGATCTCGTCCTGGATGACGAAGTGCTGGACCGGATCGACGAGATCGTGCCGCCCGGCACCAACCTCTACCACCCGGACGGGGCCTGGCAGCCGCTGTCCCTGACCGACCCGGCCCAGCGCCGTCGGCCGGTCACCGACCGTTCCGCGGGATAG
- a CDS encoding polysaccharide deacetylase family protein, which translates to MRYARRFVAGTLTAGALALSLTGCGNSVDPIERLGRKTAQDTASPSASPSVPAPAASSSATAGTAGDEAYRKWGLTAPVQYAPKPAQKPQLPKAAPGKAAVLDRIPVAPTEKVVFLTFDDGAEKDPEFLKMAADLKLPISMFLTDNVASADYGHFEKLRDNGSGSTINNHTLTHPNLRTLPFAAQKKEICGQQERLEKRFGKRPPLFRPPFGNYNDDTLRAAAECGAPTVVLWRASMQINDFQYAEGSALKPGDILLAHFRGPSELKGATETQMTTRMLQRIQDQGYKIARLEDYL; encoded by the coding sequence GTGAGGTACGCGCGCCGGTTCGTAGCCGGGACGCTGACGGCCGGCGCGCTCGCGCTGTCCCTGACGGGATGCGGGAACAGCGTGGATCCCATCGAACGGCTGGGCCGCAAGACCGCGCAGGACACCGCTTCCCCGTCGGCCTCCCCGTCCGTACCGGCCCCCGCGGCGAGCAGCTCCGCGACGGCCGGTACGGCGGGCGACGAGGCGTACCGCAAGTGGGGCCTGACGGCCCCCGTCCAGTACGCCCCCAAGCCGGCGCAGAAGCCCCAACTTCCCAAGGCCGCCCCGGGCAAGGCGGCCGTACTGGACCGAATACCCGTCGCGCCGACGGAGAAGGTCGTCTTCCTCACCTTCGACGACGGCGCGGAGAAGGACCCCGAGTTCCTGAAGATGGCGGCCGACCTGAAGCTGCCCATCAGCATGTTCCTGACGGACAACGTGGCTTCCGCGGACTACGGACACTTCGAGAAGCTCCGCGACAACGGCTCCGGCAGCACGATAAACAACCACACCCTGACGCACCCGAACCTCCGCACCCTGCCCTTCGCGGCGCAGAAGAAGGAGATATGCGGCCAGCAGGAACGCCTGGAGAAGCGCTTCGGCAAGCGCCCGCCCCTCTTCCGGCCGCCGTTCGGGAACTACAACGACGACACCCTCAGGGCCGCCGCCGAGTGCGGGGCCCCGACGGTCGTCCTGTGGCGCGCGTCGATGCAGATCAACGACTTCCAGTACGCCGAGGGCTCCGCCCTCAAACCGGGTGACATCCTCCTGGCCCACTTCCGCGGCCCCTCGGAACTCAAGGGCGCGACCGAGACCCAGATGACCACCCGCATGCTCCAGCGCATACAGGACCAGGGCTACAAGATCGCCCGCCTGGAGGACTACCTGTAG